Genomic window (Borrelia hispanica CRI):
GATAAGATATTTGAAAAGATAAAATCCGGACTTTCAAAATTAGAATTTGGTGACGAATTTGCTACTCCTATTATGGTACTAGTTGATCCATTAACAAGTTTAAAACTTAGTGAACCATATGTAGTAAAAAATTTATCATTTTCTTATTTGTGGGAAGATATATTAATTAAAATTATAAAGTCTATTAATAATAGGCAAAGAGTTTACTTACAAACAAGTAATCTTTTGCAAAATCAAATACTTATTTATCCTTTGAATCCAAATTTAATTGAATTTAGACCAAATAAATATATGTTACCAACTCTAAATGAACATGTTGATAAAAATTCAAGTGATATCGCTTATTCATATCTTGATTTTGTTCTTGGTGGTTTACTAGCAACAGAAAAAACTATTTTAAGAGTTGATATTAAACAAAGTTAAAGGAATTAAAGTTGATGAGTAGTGATGTCGAATCAGAAGGACTTAGAGATATTTATCTTAAAATTAAATCTCTTTTAAATGTAACAGAAGATAATTTAAGTTTTGATGAGTTTCAACAACAAGCAAATTTACTTGAGATGATAATTAAAACAAAAGGTATCAGCTTGAACTCATTAAATGAAAGTCAAGCATCACTACTCTTATATTACTACTTAGGATGTAAGTTACAACGTTGTGGTGTAATACATGATATTGATCTTGGACGAATAAAGAAAGAAAAATTAGGTGAACTGGAGATTGATTATCATCCAACATCTGA
Coding sequences:
- a CDS encoding DUF3890 domain-containing protein, coding for MSSDVESEGLRDIYLKIKSLLNVTEDNLSFDEFQQQANLLEMIIKTKGISLNSLNESQASLLLYYYLGCKLQRCGVIHDIDLGRIKKEKLGELEIDYHPTSDNTTCINNDYCIAFEALLKEVKLEQTKPFAIGVV